The nucleotide sequence CCCAGTGGGCATCAGTGAGCGCTACACCTTCTTCTCTGGCCAGCAATGGGACCAATTCGGGTGTCCAGTCGCTGACATTTTTTAAATATCCCTGGGCATCGGTGTCGATGACATTTCCGTCAAATTCAAGCATGGTACGTCTCGCAGTTGTTAACCCGGCAAGGATAGTGATATCGCTCTTCCTTCGCAAGTATCTGCGCATGAATACTTTGCAACCCAAGGCTGTTGATTGCATCGCAGAAAAACAAAAAAGCGCCCCGGAGGGCGCTTCTGGTATTGTCAGTAACAGACGGGATTAATCGTCGCTGCCCATGATGCCCAGAATTTGCAGCAGGCTCAGGAACAGGTTGTAAATAGACACATACAGGGTCACGGTTGCAGAGATATAGTTTGTCTCACCGCCACGAACAATCGACTGAGTAGTCAGCAGGATGGCCGCAGAAGAGAAGAGCACAAACATACCGCTGATCACCAGAGACAGCATTGGCATTTGCAGGAAGATGTTTGCAATCACAGCAACCACGATGGCGATAAAGCCAGCCAGGAGCATGCCGCTCAGGAACGACAGGTCGCGCTTGGTGGTCAGTGCATAGGCAGAACACGCCATGAAGGTCAGTGCCGTACCGCCCAGTGCCGGCATGATCACATGTCCCATCCCTGCGCCGATATACATGTTCAGGATTGGGCCAAGGGTGTAACCCATGAAACCCGTGAGCAGGAAGGTAAAGACCAGACCCAGGCCGCTGTCACGGTTCTTTTCTGTCAGGAACAGTAAGCCGTAAAAGCCAACCAGAGTGATGATTAAACCCGGATGCGGCAGGTTCATCGCCATAGAAACACCGGCGACCACGGCTGACCACAGTAAGGTCAGAGATAGCAGGAAATAAGTGTTGCGCAGAACCTTGTTCGTTGACAGTACGCCTTCGTAGCCATTACTACGGACAATACGATCGTTCATAAATGCTTCCCCTTAGGGTTAGTGTTGAAATTTACTATGCCATATATGGCGGCAACATCGGTCACTTTCAAGATTAAGTCATTGAAACTTTGAACCGACATTGAAAAAAATCGTTGAAAGTATTGGCTTAAATATACTGGAGAGCTGGCCAATACCTATGATCAAAGATGTAACAGTGTGTAAATCTGCCGGTTCGATCCGCCAGTTCAGGCCAGACTAGCGTATCGGGGGCGCATAATGCAAACCTCCCTGGGTCCAGAGGCTGTTTTGTGCCCGCTGAATATGAAGCGGAGACTGGATACCAACTGTACGATCAAAGCTTTCGCCGTAATTCCCCACTTGCTTGATGATCTGATAAGCCCAGTCAGGCTTCAGCCCCAGACTTTTGCCCTGCGGGCCGTCTAAGCCAAGAAACCGGCGAACTTCCGGAATTTCACTGCTTTTCATCTCATCGATATTCTGTGAGTTGATCCCCAGCTCTTCGGCATTGATCATGGCATTCAGTGTCCATTTCACGATGTTGTACCACTGATCGTCCCCCTGGCGGACTACAGGTCCCAGCGGCTCTTTGGAAATGATATCCGGTAAAATAATCGCGTCTTCGGCATTTTTCAGATTCAGCCTTAAGCCGTAAAGGCCGGACTGATCCGCGGTCAGCACATCGCAGCGCCCTTCCTCAAAACCCATGATCGTTTCCTGTGCAGTATCAAACGGCACCAGGGTGTAAGTCAGGTTGTTGAGTTTGAAATAGTCTTCAAGATTCAGCTCGGTCGTGGTGCCGGACTGAACGCAAATGGTGGCGCCGGACAAATCTTCCGCTCGGTTGGCGTTGAGGGATTTTTTCACCATAAAGCCCTGGCCATCGAAATAGAGGATGCCGGCAAAATGCAGTTCGAGCGCTGTGTCGCGCTGTAAAGTCCAGGTGGTATTGCGTGACAATATGTCTATCTCGCCTTTTTGCAGCGCCGCAAAGCGCTCCCGGGCATTGAGCGGGATAAATTTGACTTTGCTTTTATCTCCCAGGGTTGCAGCGGCGACAGCCTGGCAGAACTCCACATCCAGGCCATACCATTCGCCTTTCTGATTGGGCATGGAGAATCCGGGCAACCCGGTACTGACCCCACATTCGAGGTAACCTTTTTCGGCGATGTGTTCTAAGGTCGGAGAAAAACTAATCTGTTTGCTCAGCCGGCCCCTGAGTGTATTGACTTCTTTTTCAAGCTCTTCGACACGTTGCGAATCCTGACTCAGGACGTTCTGAACCGGCTGCTCTTCCATCTGCTGTTCGAGCATCTCGACTTTATTTTCCAGTGCTTTGATTAACGCTTTGTCTTGCGCATTGTCGCGATCGCATCCTGAGATCATCAGCAGGCATAGGGTTCCCAGCAGACAAGCCTGAATCGTGTCCGTCATAACGTGTCCTTCTGCTTCATCGGCCTGTAGGCGAGAACCGACAGGTAATGCTTATGAATAGAAATATCAATCTTCAGTATAGGAACCGTTCACGGATGTGCGAGTATCAATATTTATAAAGGGATCAGGGGTTTGACAGGTGACATGTTAATCACCTCCCGTTTGGCAAACAGATCCGTCAGTATCCGGGTTTCCATGTCAGTGGGCGGGCGGCTGACAGTCAACCGGAGAATGGGATCTGTTGAATTGGTCTGGCGGGTTAAAGTGTCCAGATCCACAACCGAAAGCAGTGCATGAAATTTGTGCACATAGTCGCGGGTTTCTTTCGGTAATGTCAGGGCGGTGAACTGACGGCTGTTGGCTTTTTTGATGGCCCGGCCAACCCGGCCTTCGCCGGCATTGTAGGCGGCCAGTGTCAGTGCAAGGTCCTGATCGAACTTGTTGTACAGAAATGACAGATAAGCGACGGCGGCCTGAGTGCTTTTCTGGACATCAAAGCGCTCGTCGTTATCGGCTTGTACCTGCAATCCGAACCGTTCGGCAGTGGCTGGGATCAGCTGCCACAGACCGGCTGCATTGGCTGAGGAGACCGCATCCACTCTGAAAGTCGATTCAATCATGGGCAGTAATGCCAGATTGGCCGGGAGTTGTTTAGCACGCAGAACCTGCTCAATATCACGCAGTGTTTCTTGATTACGCAGCAGGTGTTGCTCAATCAGATGGCGGTGGGGCAATAACTTGTCAACCTGTGCCTGTAAGGCATCAGCACTGAGCGAAAAAGACGACAATGCCGGGCTGGCCAATGCGACACCCGGCAGGAAAAAAAGTGTGAACCAACAACAGAAACCGGCCCAGAAGGGGACGCCGGTTTTGCGGGCAATCGACATATCAGCTCTGCATCAATGCCGTGCCATAGGCAGGTTCACCTTTAATCTGCATCAGCAATTCACCGTAAGAAGCGGACAGATTGCCGTTCACCTGATTGGTTTTCTGGCAGGACTGGACATGACTCTCCAGTTGCTGCCAGCTCTGGCGAACCTGGGCGTTTAGTGGGGAAGGCAGTTTTTTCATCAGCATTGTCATGCCTTGCTTATCGGCAGGCAGTCCGAGCTGTTGTAACAACTGCCGGCGCTGCGAGGCACTGTGCTGAAGCTGAGCAAGCACGTGTTCCTGCTTTTTGACCAGTTCGGTTAACGTGGTGCCGTTAAATTGCAGATAACTGGCTTGCTGTCGCAACAGTAATTGTCCGAGTTGCTGGTAAGCCTGAAGGTCGTGGCGGATCCCCTGAATCAGTGCTTTCACTATCTGCTGCTTGCTCATGTCTGGCCTCATTCGTGTCCGGTGTGGAATTCCAGAATTGCGCTGGACAGGGTATCAATGTCCAGTTTGAGATCGCCTTTTGCCAGTGCCTGCTTCACAGCATTCACTTTTTCCATATCGATGTCCGGTAAGTCGGCCAGTTTTTCCTGCGCCTGTGAAATGATCTGGTTGCTGGCGCTGATCACCGGTTCCAAACCTTTCGATTTACCTGCGGTTTCCACTTGTGCCGGGCTGGACGGACGTTGGGTTGATGACGCCACCTGAGAATTAATTACTTTGTCAATTTTCATGAATGTATCCTGCTCGTTTGTTCTACCGCTTGAATTTAAGTAACTGCTAAAGAGGAAAAGCGACCGCTTCCGGGCGGAAATTAAAAAATAGTTTCAACTTTTCCACGCTCAACCACGACAGCCTGAATGACCTTTCCTGAACTGATATTGCGGACAGAAACCTGTTCACCTTTAACACCATTTTGCAAGGCTTCTCCTTTCATGCTGGCCTCCAGACCATTCTTGCTGGCGACGATGATGACAGTGTTGCCTTCTTCAACCAGCCACAGCGGCTGGAGCTGCAGCGGATTGATGATCTGACCACTCCGGACTCGTCTTAACGTCCGCTGACCAATGAGCTGCTCCGGGTGGGTCGCAAACGCTTCATCGCGGGTCAGGGTCAGTACCTGAGATTTGAGCATCGCCGCCGTCAGTCTGGTATCACGCCGGATGTGTGTCGCCGAGACGATCACCGGTAACCGGAGACTGACCTGCGCGGTAATGTTCAGTTTCCATGGCTGAGCGCCGGACTGGCATTCAAGCTGACGGCGCAGATAACCCACCGGCAGGCTCTGCTGATCGGCGGCGCTGATATACAGCTCAGTGTCACAGGCCGGCAGGTGATCCACAGAAGCCGGCACACTGATACTAATCTCAGTGTCATAGTCCGGCCATTGTTGCCTGGCGGCATAACTGGCGATTTCCTGCGCTATCTGAGCCTGGGTCCAGGCCACCAGTTCAGACGCATTCTGTTTATTGCCACTGTCTGCCAGGGCGACAGAAGGCAGCATCAGCACTGCAGTCCACAGCGCATGAAAGTAGCCGGATTTCCTGTTTCCTGATTTCCGCCTGTGTGTGAAAGGGCGGAAGTTCCGCTTCCTTTCCTCTTTGTAACTCACTGAAAAATAAAGCATAAAATATTGGCATGTTTCTTGTTAGTAGTCATGGTGCAAGCGTGACCGATTTAAAGGAAAAACAATGGCGATCAGTTTTGAAAATGCGCTGGGTGTCCATCCTGATGCGCTTAATTTCAGGGTACAGCGCAGCAAAGTATTGGCAAGCAACTTAGCAAATGTCGATACCCCTGGATATCTCGCCAGAGACCTGGCGTTTGAAAGCGTGATGAAAAACACAAGCTCACGCGTGGATACTCCTCCACCGCAGTTGGATGTGAGCGCGAAATACCGGGTGCCGTACCAGAACAGCAAAACCGGTAACACCGTTGAGCTGGGCGTGGAACAAGCCAAGTTTGCCCAGAACAACATGGATTTTCAAACCAGTCTGACGTTTATGAACATGAAGTTCAGCGGACTGGCCAAAGCAATTGAGGGTCGTTAATTACTATGGCTTTTACGGACATCTACTCAATCGCTGGTTCTGCAATGACGGCGCAAACCGTCCGTCTGAATACGGTAGCCAGTAACCTGGCCAATGCCGATGCAGTAGCCAGCAATCCGAATGATGCTTACAAAGCGCTGAAACCTGTGTTTGCCACTGTGTACAGCCAGACACAATTATCTGCCGACAAAGATGTGTACCCGAATGCGGAAGTGCGCATTGTCGACGTGGTTCAGCATGATGGCAAAGTGGATAAGCGTTTCGAACCGAATAACCCGCTGGCGAACGAAGAAGGCTATGTCTTCTATCCGGGCATCGACGTTGTGGCGGAAATGGCAGACATGATGTCCGCCACCCGCAGTTACGAGACCAATGTTGAAGTGATGGCCAATGTGAAAAGTATGCAGCAGGGCCTGCTGCGTCTGGGGGAGGGTAGCCGATGAGCTTAGCACAATATACCGCTTTATCCGGGGATAGCCCGACAACCACAAGCGGCAATACCGGTGTTCAGGCAAACCGTGCCAGTGATAACAGTGCGGATGCGCTGCAGAACGAGTTCCTGACCCTGATGGTGGCTCAGATCCAGAATCAGGATCCGCTCAACCCGCTGGACGGCACCGAATATGTCGGTCAGCTGGCGCAGTTCTCTCAGGTTCAGAGCACCGAGAATATGTCCAAGATGATGCAGAACAGCATGGTCTTGATGGACAACATGCAGGTACTGGCAACGGCGGGTTTAGTGGGACAGACAGTGTATGTCAGCACTAATGAAATGACCCTGGGTGAAGGTACCCAGAGCGGCAAGATTGAACTGGCGCACGCGTCTAATCAGGTGAACCTGCTGCTGGAAGATGACTATGGCCGTGTGACCAAAGTACCGCTGGGCGCACACGGCGCAGGCGATGTGGATTTCACCATTGACCCGGAAGCGCTGGAACTGCCTGAAGGAAACTACACAGTGTCGGTGGAAGTTCAGTCCGGTCAGACCGAGCCTAAGGTGCTGCTGGCCGGTCAGGTTGAACAAGTACGTGTTCCAAGTAACGGGGGCTCAGCCCTGGTCAATGTTGCCGGTGTCGGCAGCGTTCCTTTCTACCAGATTAGCCAGTTCGGCAGCTGATTTTCATACAAATTAACGAGGATATTATGAGTTTTGATATCGCGCTGAGTGGCCTGGGAGCCACCAATACACAGCTGAATACCATCAGTAACAACATTGCAAACGTGTCAACCACAGGCTTTAAAGAGTCACGTACTGAGTTCTCTTCTGTTTACAACGGTATTCAGGCCGGTGGTGTTGAAGTGGCTGCCATCTCTCAGAATTTTGATAAAAACGGTTCTGTGAGCGGCACAGGTCGTTCATTGGATCTGGCTATTGGCGGTAATGGCTTTTTCGTCACCAAAGACACCAGCGGCCAGGTGGTTTATACCCGCTCTGGCGTGTTTAACACTGATAAAGACAACTACATTGTCAGTAACACTGGCATGAAGCTGCAAGGTTATACCGTTGACGCGAATAACAACCTGCAATCGGGCGCTGTGGGCGATCTGCAAATTAAAACCGCGTCACTGGCTGCACAAGCCACTGATCGTGTGGATTTTGTTGCCAACTTCGATTCACGCGTGAATACACCTGCGGTTGCGCCATTCGACATGGCTGATCACGATACCTATAACTCTTCTTACACCACCAAGGTGTATGACTCGCTGGGTAATCCGCACACCATGACCCAGTATTTCGTGAAAACCGGTGCCAATGCCTGGGATATTCATGTGTCTGTTGACGGTGCTGCGCCAGCGACCACGCAAGCGGCCACGTTTAATACCGACGGTACGCTGGCAACCCCTGCGGCCCCTTTCAATGTTGCCTTTAACCCTGCCGGTGCTGACCCTATGAGTGTGGATATCGACCTGCTGGGGACCACCCAGTTCGGCGCCGATTTCGGCACCAGCACCAACAACCCTAACGGTTATTCATCCGGTGAGCTGACAGGCGTGCGTGTGGAAGACAACGGCATGGTATACGCCACTTACACCAACGGTCAGTCTCTGCTTCAGGGTCAGGTCATGCTGGCCGATTTTGCTAACCCACAAGCCCTGGTCAAAGTCAGCAACACTGGCTGGCAGCAAAGCTTTGGCTCTGGTGCACCGATTACCGGTCAGCCTGGCAGCGGTATTCTGGGCAGCCTGACGCCGGGAGCACTGGAAGGCTCTAACGTGGACCTGACCAGCGAACTGGTCAACCTGATGACAGCACAGCGTAACTATCAGGCGAACGCCAAAACCATCTCGACCACAGAGCAGCTGACTCAAGCGCTGTTCAACGCGATTTAAGGGTTAGTTGATGGATAGCTTGTTATACACAGCAACCAGTGGAGCAAGTCGGGTACTGAGCGCACAGCAGGTGCGCTCAAACAACCTGTCGAATGCCGATACCACAGGTTTTCGTGCCGACATGGAAAGAGCCAGAAGTTACGCCGTTCAGGGGCGCGGTTTTGACGGCAGCACTATGGTGGTGACGAACTCGGCCTCGACCCGTTTTGATGCCGGTGACATGGTGAAAACCGGCCGCAAACTGGATATCGCCATCAATGGCGAAGGTTTTCTGACAGTACAGAGTCCGGATGGCGGCGAGTCATACACCCGGGCCGGTAACCTGAAAATTGACCAGCAGGGCAACCTGACAGTCAACGGTTTTCCTGTGATGGCAGAAGGCGAGCCGATTGTGATTCCGCCGAACCAGAGCATTGAAATCAGTGAAACCGGCATGGTGACTGTGATTCCGCCGGGTGGTGGCGCAGAGCTGGAAGTCGGTCAGTTAAAACTGGTCAATCCGAATATTGCCGATGTTCAGAAAATGAATGATGGCTTGTTTCAGGCTCGCAACGGTAATGATTTCGCCGCGGATGCCACAGTGCGTCTGGCGCCTGAGCACCTGGAAGGCAGTAACGTTTCCGCGATTGAAGAACTGGTCAGCGTGATGTCGCTGACGCGTAATTTCGAAATGCAGGTGCGGATGATGAAGACCGCAGAAAAACTCGCTCAGGCTGGTAACCGCCTGTTGCGTAACGGCTAATAAGAAGGAGAGATCACATGCATTCTGCATTATGGGTCAGCAAAACGGGCATGGCGGCGCAAGACACTAAGATGACCGCCATCTCGAACAACCTGGCAAACGTTAACACAGTAGGTTTTAAACGCGACCGCGTTGTTTTTGAAGACCTCTTCTACACCATTCAGCGTCAGCCTGGTGCGCCGGTCGATCAGGTGAACGAACTGCCGACAGGTGTGCAGTTGGGTAGCGGTGTGCGCGTCGTCGGCACACAAAAAGTGTTTACCCAGGGCAATTCGCAGAACACCAGTCAGGAATTGGATATGGCCATTATGGGTGGCGGTTTCTTCCAGATTGAAAACTCTGACGGTGAAGTCATGTACAGCCGCAACGGCCAATTTCATGTCAACTCGGAAGGCCTGATTGTGAATACTCAGGGTTTGCCCCTGATCCCTCAAATTGAGATCCCGGATGCGGCAACCCGCATCAGCATCGGTGTGGACGGTACCGTCTCAGCGCAGGTGGCCGGGGATCCTCAGCCTCAGGAACTGGGTCAGATCACCCTGGCGCAGTTTGTGAACCCGGCCGGTCTGGAAGCCCTGGGTGGCAACCTGTACCGAGAAACAGAAGCCAGCGGCCAGCCGGATGAGCTGGTACCGGGTCTTGATGGTGCGGGCAGCATCAAACAGGGCGCACTGGAAGGCTCTAACGTGCAGGTGGTGGAAGAAATGGTCGATATGATCACCACGCAGCGCGCGTATGAAATGAACGCCAAAGTCGTCTCAGCTGCGGATGACATGCTGAAGTTTGTCGCGCAGTCAGTTTAATGCTTACACCGAAAGGAAATCCTATGAAGTGGCTGATTCCATTTCTCATGGTGTTATTGACAGGGTGCACCATGCGCCCTGAGTTCTCCGCACCCGAACCCGATGATGAAGCCTTCGCGCCACCGGTACTGGATTACTCTTTGCCGGAAGCGTCTGACGGCAGTCTTTATCGCAATAACTACATGATGACCTTGTTTCAGGATCGCCGTGCTTACCGGGTCGGTGACATTCTCACGATCGTGCTGGACGAAGAAACCCAGTCGAGCAAAAAAGCCAATACTCAATTCTCTAAAGACTCTGAAGTTGGCATCAGTGCGCCGGTATTTGGCAATTACACCGCCGATAATTTATCGGCTAGTGTGGACGCCAGCCGCGGCTTTGATGGTTCCTCACAGAGCTCACAGGGCAACAAACTCAAAGGCGCGATTACCGTGACGGTGAATGCCGTGTTACCCAACGGGGTGCTGCGTGTCCGCGGGGAAAAATGGCTGCGCCTCAATCAGGGCGATGAATTTATCCGCCTGTCAGGGATCGTACGTGTGGATGACATTAACCGCTTGAATCAGGTGTCTTCGCAACGGATTGGTGATGCGCGTATCACCTACTCAGGTCGCGGAGCACTGGCAGACAGCAACTCAGCCGGCTGGCTGACTCAATTCTTTACTAGCCCATGGATGCCGTTCTGATGAAATCGTTCAAAACTCTATTGCTGTTGATGGCAGTGGCGCTTTGGGGAGCTCACTCTGTCTCTGCCAACGCCTCCATTGCCATGCCGATTATGGATTTAGTGGATGTGCAAGGCATTCGTGGTAACCAACTGGTGGGCTATGGTCTGGTCGTTGGCCTTGATGGCACGGGCGACCGTAATCAGGTGAAATTCACCAGCCAGTCGGTCACCAATATGTTGCGCCAGTTTGGTGTGCAGATCAGCGAGGGCACCGATCCTAAGCTGAAAAACGTGGCGTCCGTCAGTGTGACTGCCTTTATCGATCCCATGGCAGGGAAAGGCCAGACAGTGAACATTGTTGTGTCCTCTCTGGGGGATGCCAAAAGCCTGCGCGGCGGGACATTGCTGCTGACCCCGTTGCGGGGCGTGGACGGTGAAGTTTACGCCGTCGCGCAGGGTAACGTGATTGTCGGCGGCGCCAGTGCCGAAGGCCTGAGTGGTTCGAAAGTGACCATTAACACCCCAACCACAGGCCGCATTCCTAACGGCGCGACACTGGAACGTGAAATCCCGACCGATTTCAATCAAAAGCCGAATATCACGCTGAATCTGCGCACCCCGAGCTTCACCACAGCGAAAAATATTGCCCGCGCCGTCAATAACACCTTTGGTTCGGGTGTGGCAACGGCGATTAATAAAGCCAAAGTCGAAGTACTGGCTCCAATGGATACCCAGCAGCGCGTAACCTTTATGTCGATGCTGGAAGAGCTGGTTGTCGAAGAAGGCCGCCGTCCGGCCAGAGTCGTCTTCAACTCCCGCACCGGTACTGTGGTGGTCGGCAAAAACGTGACTGTCAGCGCCGCTGCCGTCAGTCATGGCAGTCTGACCGTCACTATTCGTGAAATGCAGTCGGTCAGTCAGCCAAACGCTTTTGCCGACGGTGAAACCAAGGTGGTGAATAACTCACTGGTCGATATCAATCAGGACGAAGCCCCGATGTATATCTGGCCGGAAGGGACTGAACTGAGCACGATTGTCGATGCGGTGAACAGCCTGGGTGCGACACCGGATGATCTGATGTCAATTCTGCAGGCCTTGCATGAAGCGGGTGCGCTGAATGCTGAGCTGGTGGTTATCTAAGGAGTGGCAATGAAAATTGATGGTCAGGCGAATGCCCTGCTGTATCACGACAACAGTGCAGTGAATAACCTGAAATTTCAGGCGGACAAAAAACAGGCGCTGCATGAGGTGGCCGGTCAGTTTGAAGCCATGTTTCTGCAGATGGTGCTGCGCCAGATGCGCAGCAGCAGCGATGTACTGGCAGCGGAAGACAACCCGTTTTCGAGCAAAGAGCAGGGCGTTTTCCGCGACTTCTATGACGGCCAGCTGGCGATGGACATGGCGAAGCGGCAAAGTGCCGGTATTGCCGACATGCTGGTGAAGCAACTGAGCCCGCATGACAGCAGCGATTCGGCGCTCAGCCGTGAAAATCTGGCGGCCAACAGCGCCTCGCTGTCACCGGAGACGGGCAAATTTAACAGCGCCAGTGCGCAGGTCGCCCTTGATAAAGAACAACTTCCGGCGACTCAACGAGTGACAGCCATAAATAATATGGCATTTCAACAGCCGTTAATTACCAGGATTGATGCGAAAATGGAGCACGGATCTTAATGAGCATTATCAATATTGCATTAACCGGTTTGAATGCAAACCGTGTTGGCCTTGATGTGACCGCGCAAAACGTCGCGAATGTGAATACCCCGGGCTACAGCCGTCAGCAGGCGCAGTTTGCGGCGCTCGGTCCCAGCTCCGCTCTGGGAGTCAGCGCAGGGAATGGCGTGGAAGTCACCAGTATTCGTCGTATATCTGATGAATTTGTGGTGAGACAAACCTGGGCGACTCAAAGCCAGGCATCTTATTCTTCCCGTTATCTCAGTAATATGTCCCAGCTTGAAAGCGTGATGGGGGCAGACAGCTTCAATATCGCCAAAGGCCTGGACAACTTGTACGCCGCCCTGAATGATGCGTCGGTGAAACCCGAGTCTACGCCACTGCGTCAGCAAATCATCAGCGAAGCTAACGCCCTGACGCGCCGGTTTAATACCCTATCTGAGTCTTATTACGCTCAGCACAAAGATCTGAGTGAGCAGCGCACGGCGGCAGTTGAACTGAGTAATAGCCTGCTGGTCAATATTGCCGATGTGAATAAGCGTATTGTGGAAATGAGCTCGACTAATGGTAATCCGTCCCATTTGCTTGATGAACGTGACGCCCTGATTGGACAATTGTCTGAAATGATGTCGATCAAAACCAATCAGCAGCCGGATGGCAGTTTGCAGGTGACTCTGGCCTCTGGTCAGCCACTGGTATTGGGTGATCAGGCCTCTCAGATTAAAGCCATTCCTGATCCGTCAGATCCTTATCTGGCCGACATGGAAATCAATTTTTCAGGCCAGCGTTTCCCGATTAACGGTGATATTGGTGGTGAGCTTGGTGCAATCACGGATTATCAGGTCGACACTTTGCTGCCTTTTCGCCAGACCCTGGACGAAATGGCTGTTGCGTTCGCCGATGCCTTTAATAACACCCTGGCAACCGGGCAGGATCTCAACGGCAATCCCGGCCAGCCCCTGTTCAGCTATGATCCGGCCAGTCCGTCTTCAAGCCTGAAAATCACGGGATTGGATCCAGAAGAGCTGGCCCTGTCTTCAGACGGGACTCCGGGTAACAGTGACGTACTGACCGATTTAGTTGCTCTAAGCAACCAGACCTTTGCGATTACAGGGTACGGTAATATCGCCATCAGCGATACGTTTACCGCTATGGTTGGGGATACGGCGATTAAAGCACGGCAGGTCACTTCTGATGCGAAAGCGGCTGAAAGTCTGAATGCACAGGCCATTTCTGTCAAAGAAAACCTGAGTGCAGTGAACAGTGATGAGGAAGCTGCCAATCTGATGGTCTTTGCCAATGCGTATCAGGCAAATATGAAGGTGATCAGTACGGCGAATAACCTGTTCGATACTGTACTAGCTCTATTTTAAGGAATAATTATGCGTATCAGTGACACTCAATTCAGCCAGATGATGCTGAGCAGCCTGAGCAAAAACAATGTGGGTTTGGGCGAAGTGATGCAACAGATGTCGACCGGTGATCGTTTGACCAAATTGTCGGACGATCCGATTGATTCCATCAAACTACTAAACCTCGGTCGGGAAGGCAGCGCACTGACTCAGTATCAGGCCAATATCGCCAACGTGAAAACCACACTGTCAAGTCAGGAAGCGTATTTAGACACGGCAAGTGAAAGTTTAAAGAGTTTACGTGATCTTGTGCTATGGGGTTCAAATGGCACCATGACAGATGACGATCGCAAAGGCATTATGACGGAAATGGAAACCCTAAAAGAGGGTTTACAGGCAATCTTTAATTCGCAGGACGAAGAAGGTATTTATTTGTTTTCCGGCACCCAGACTGACACGCAGGCACTGACGGATACCGACACAGGTTATACTCTGAACGGCA is from Photobacterium sp. TLY01 and encodes:
- a CDS encoding Bax inhibitor-1/YccA family protein, which gives rise to MNDRIVRSNGYEGVLSTNKVLRNTYFLLSLTLLWSAVVAGVSMAMNLPHPGLIITLVGFYGLLFLTEKNRDSGLGLVFTFLLTGFMGYTLGPILNMYIGAGMGHVIMPALGGTALTFMACSAYALTTKRDLSFLSGMLLAGFIAIVVAVIANIFLQMPMLSLVISGMFVLFSSAAILLTTQSIVRGGETNYISATVTLYVSIYNLFLSLLQILGIMGSDD
- a CDS encoding amino acid ABC transporter substrate-binding protein, with amino-acid sequence MTDTIQACLLGTLCLLMISGCDRDNAQDKALIKALENKVEMLEQQMEEQPVQNVLSQDSQRVEELEKEVNTLRGRLSKQISFSPTLEHIAEKGYLECGVSTGLPGFSMPNQKGEWYGLDVEFCQAVAAATLGDKSKVKFIPLNARERFAALQKGEIDILSRNTTWTLQRDTALELHFAGILYFDGQGFMVKKSLNANRAEDLSGATICVQSGTTTELNLEDYFKLNNLTYTLVPFDTAQETIMGFEEGRCDVLTADQSGLYGLRLNLKNAEDAIILPDIISKEPLGPVVRQGDDQWYNIVKWTLNAMINAEELGINSQNIDEMKSSEIPEVRRFLGLDGPQGKSLGLKPDWAYQIIKQVGNYGESFDRTVGIQSPLHIQRAQNSLWTQGGLHYAPPIR
- a CDS encoding lytic transglycosylase domain-containing protein: MSIARKTGVPFWAGFCCWFTLFFLPGVALASPALSSFSLSADALQAQVDKLLPHRHLIEQHLLRNQETLRDIEQVLRAKQLPANLALLPMIESTFRVDAVSSANAAGLWQLIPATAERFGLQVQADNDERFDVQKSTQAAVAYLSFLYNKFDQDLALTLAAYNAGEGRVGRAIKKANSRQFTALTLPKETRDYVHKFHALLSVVDLDTLTRQTNSTDPILRLTVSRPPTDMETRILTDLFAKREVINMSPVKPLIPL
- the flgN gene encoding flagellar export chaperone FlgN encodes the protein MSKQQIVKALIQGIRHDLQAYQQLGQLLLRQQASYLQFNGTTLTELVKKQEHVLAQLQHSASQRRQLLQQLGLPADKQGMTMLMKKLPSPLNAQVRQSWQQLESHVQSCQKTNQVNGNLSASYGELLMQIKGEPAYGTALMQS
- the flgM gene encoding flagellar biosynthesis anti-sigma factor FlgM → MKIDKVINSQVASSTQRPSSPAQVETAGKSKGLEPVISASNQIISQAQEKLADLPDIDMEKVNAVKQALAKGDLKLDIDTLSSAILEFHTGHE
- the flgA gene encoding flagellar basal body P-ring formation chaperone FlgA — protein: MLPSVALADSGNKQNASELVAWTQAQIAQEIASYAARQQWPDYDTEISISVPASVDHLPACDTELYISAADQQSLPVGYLRRQLECQSGAQPWKLNITAQVSLRLPVIVSATHIRRDTRLTAAMLKSQVLTLTRDEAFATHPEQLIGQRTLRRVRSGQIINPLQLQPLWLVEEGNTVIIVASKNGLEASMKGEALQNGVKGEQVSVRNISSGKVIQAVVVERGKVETIF
- the flgB gene encoding flagellar basal body rod protein FlgB; this translates as MAISFENALGVHPDALNFRVQRSKVLASNLANVDTPGYLARDLAFESVMKNTSSRVDTPPPQLDVSAKYRVPYQNSKTGNTVELGVEQAKFAQNNMDFQTSLTFMNMKFSGLAKAIEGR
- the flgC gene encoding flagellar basal body rod protein FlgC translates to MAFTDIYSIAGSAMTAQTVRLNTVASNLANADAVASNPNDAYKALKPVFATVYSQTQLSADKDVYPNAEVRIVDVVQHDGKVDKRFEPNNPLANEEGYVFYPGIDVVAEMADMMSATRSYETNVEVMANVKSMQQGLLRLGEGSR
- the flgD gene encoding flagellar hook assembly protein FlgD — protein: MSLAQYTALSGDSPTTTSGNTGVQANRASDNSADALQNEFLTLMVAQIQNQDPLNPLDGTEYVGQLAQFSQVQSTENMSKMMQNSMVLMDNMQVLATAGLVGQTVYVSTNEMTLGEGTQSGKIELAHASNQVNLLLEDDYGRVTKVPLGAHGAGDVDFTIDPEALELPEGNYTVSVEVQSGQTEPKVLLAGQVEQVRVPSNGGSALVNVAGVGSVPFYQISQFGS